Proteins encoded by one window of Halorubrum ruber:
- a CDS encoding SDR family oxidoreductase encodes MDLTVAITGATSGIGRAVAEAFVDEGAFVAVSGRDGAAVDRTVAALNGEGEDSGGEGEDSGGDGEDGDGGDGDPAGDAGAERGTAWGDRVDVRDEFDLERFFERVAREAGPVDVVFANAGVFHGAPGESPADELSYADYDDTMRTNARGVFATITEAVPHLADDARVIVPSGAVAAESKPGMGAYAVSKAAAEAVARGFAADLDATVGVVDPGLVATDLTGKERARDPESVAPLFVWAATEAPAEDLNGERLGLREWKSATR; translated from the coding sequence ATGGACCTGACGGTCGCGATCACCGGCGCAACGAGCGGGATCGGGAGAGCCGTCGCCGAGGCGTTCGTCGACGAGGGGGCGTTCGTCGCCGTCTCCGGACGCGACGGCGCGGCCGTCGATCGCACCGTCGCGGCGCTGAACGGCGAGGGCGAGGACTCGGGCGGCGAGGGCGAGGACTCGGGCGGCGACGGCGAGGACGGAGACGGGGGCGACGGCGACCCGGCGGGCGACGCGGGCGCCGAGCGCGGCACCGCCTGGGGCGACCGCGTCGACGTGCGCGACGAGTTCGACCTCGAACGCTTCTTCGAGCGCGTCGCCCGCGAGGCCGGCCCGGTCGACGTCGTCTTCGCGAACGCCGGCGTGTTCCACGGCGCGCCGGGCGAGAGTCCGGCGGACGAGCTCTCGTACGCCGACTACGACGACACGATGCGGACGAACGCGCGCGGCGTGTTCGCGACGATCACCGAGGCTGTCCCCCACCTCGCCGACGACGCGCGGGTCATCGTCCCGTCGGGCGCGGTCGCGGCCGAGTCGAAGCCCGGGATGGGCGCGTACGCGGTGTCGAAGGCGGCCGCCGAGGCGGTCGCGCGCGGCTTCGCCGCGGACCTCGACGCGACGGTCGGCGTCGTCGACCCCGGTCTCGTCGCGACGGACCTCACTGGGAAGGAACGCGCCCGCGACCCCGAGAGCGTCGCGCCGCTTTTCGTCTGGGCCGCCACCGAGGCGCCCGCCGAGGACCTGAACGGCGAGCGGTTGGGCCTGCGGGAGTGGAAGTCCGCGACGCGATAA
- a CDS encoding phytoene desaturase family protein codes for MDVVPDIDGVAGESVVVIGGGFGGLSTACYLADAGADVTLLEKNEQLGGRASRLEVDGFSFDMGPSWYLMPDVFERFFGHFGREPSEFYDLERLDPHYRVFWKDGDQVDVLPDREKNKEIFESYEPGAGEAFDAYLEESKRTYEIGMEHFVYEDRPRLRDYVDKDVLRYSWGLSLLGKMQGHVEDYFDHPKLQQLMQYTLVFLGGSPTNTPALYNLMSHVDYNMGVYYPDGGIGAVVDGIVELAEELGVEFVTDAEVTGIEGRYGAFAVDTENGERYLADRVVSDADYAHTEQELLPEHKRQYTEEYWESRTYAPSAFLLYLGVEGDVPNLEHHTLVLPTDWDGHFAQIFDDPEWPDDPAYYLCVPSKTDDSVAPEGHSNLFALVPIAPGLADTPEIRNRYRDLVIDDIAENTGTDLRGRIVVEETFSVDDFADRYNSYAGSALGLAHTLTQTSLLRPPHVSDAVDGLYFTGSTTTPGIGVPMCLISGGLTAEAMADDDV; via the coding sequence ATGGACGTGGTCCCGGACATCGACGGCGTCGCCGGCGAGTCCGTCGTCGTGATCGGCGGCGGATTCGGCGGCCTCTCGACGGCCTGTTACCTCGCGGACGCCGGCGCGGACGTCACCCTATTAGAGAAGAACGAGCAGCTCGGCGGCCGCGCCAGCCGGCTCGAAGTCGACGGCTTCAGCTTCGACATGGGGCCGTCGTGGTACCTGATGCCGGACGTCTTCGAGCGGTTCTTCGGCCACTTCGGCCGCGAGCCGTCGGAGTTCTACGATCTTGAGCGGCTCGACCCGCACTACCGCGTGTTCTGGAAGGACGGCGATCAGGTCGACGTGCTGCCGGACCGCGAGAAGAACAAGGAGATATTCGAGTCGTACGAGCCCGGGGCCGGCGAGGCGTTCGACGCGTACTTGGAGGAGTCGAAGCGCACCTACGAGATCGGGATGGAACACTTCGTGTACGAGGACCGCCCGCGGCTGCGCGACTACGTGGACAAAGACGTGCTCCGCTACTCGTGGGGGCTCTCGCTTTTAGGCAAGATGCAGGGGCACGTCGAGGACTACTTCGACCACCCGAAGCTCCAGCAGCTGATGCAGTACACGCTCGTGTTCCTCGGCGGCTCGCCCACGAACACGCCGGCGCTGTACAACCTGATGAGCCACGTCGACTACAACATGGGCGTCTACTACCCCGACGGCGGGATCGGCGCCGTCGTCGACGGGATCGTCGAGCTCGCCGAGGAGCTCGGCGTGGAGTTCGTCACCGACGCGGAGGTGACGGGCATCGAGGGGCGGTACGGCGCCTTCGCGGTCGACACCGAGAACGGCGAGCGCTACCTCGCGGACCGCGTCGTCTCCGACGCCGACTACGCGCACACCGAACAGGAGCTGCTGCCCGAGCACAAGCGCCAGTACACGGAGGAGTACTGGGAGTCGCGGACGTACGCCCCCTCCGCGTTCCTGCTGTACTTGGGCGTCGAGGGCGACGTGCCGAACCTCGAACACCACACGCTCGTCCTCCCGACGGACTGGGACGGGCACTTCGCGCAGATCTTCGACGACCCAGAGTGGCCCGACGACCCCGCGTACTACCTCTGCGTACCCTCGAAGACCGACGACAGCGTGGCGCCCGAGGGGCACAGCAACCTCTTCGCGCTCGTTCCGATCGCGCCCGGCCTTGCGGACACCCCGGAGATCCGCAACCGCTACCGCGACCTCGTCATCGACGACATCGCCGAGAACACCGGCACCGACCTCCGCGGCCGGATCGTCGTCGAGGAGACGTTCTCGGTCGACGACTTCGCGGACCGGTACAACAGCTACGCGGGCAGCGCGCTCGGGTTGGCGCACACGCTCACCCAGACCTCGCTGCTTCGCCCGCCGCACGTCTCTGACGCGGTCGACGGGCTCTACTTCACGGGCTCGACGACGACGCCCGGCATCGGCGTCCCGATGTGTCTCATCAGCGGGGGGCTGACTGCGGAAGCGATGGCCGACGACGACGTGTGA
- a CDS encoding prenyltransferase, protein MSPAVSDQNRSATDGDERSRPTEDEQPRSAGSGSEGLRYLLVLSRPRFWLYLAGPVAVGVTYGIDAVSGLFTPVTVALALYFLVPANVFLYGVNDVFDADIDELNPKKEGREARWRGSRPVVAAVVASGLLGLATLAITPRVAWPYLLGFLVLAVGYSAPPARFKTTPFLDSLSNGLYALPGAAAYATVAGTHPPLAALAGAWLWTMGMHTFSAIPDIEPDRAAGIDTTATVLGEGRTYAYCFAAWTAAAAGFWLVDFRLGLLLGVYPIFVAWVARSSVSVDRAYWWFPALNTVVGTLLSMGGLWRVYPLWEALP, encoded by the coding sequence GTGAGTCCAGCCGTGAGCGACCAGAACCGATCCGCGACCGACGGCGACGAGCGCTCCCGACCCACCGAGGACGAGCAGCCCCGCTCCGCCGGGAGCGGGAGCGAGGGGCTCCGGTACCTGCTGGTGTTGTCGCGGCCGCGCTTCTGGCTCTACCTCGCCGGCCCGGTCGCCGTCGGCGTCACCTACGGAATCGACGCCGTGAGCGGACTGTTCACGCCCGTCACCGTCGCGCTCGCGCTCTACTTCCTCGTCCCCGCGAACGTGTTCCTCTACGGCGTCAACGACGTGTTCGACGCCGACATCGACGAGCTGAACCCCAAGAAGGAGGGCCGCGAGGCGCGCTGGCGGGGGAGCCGTCCCGTCGTCGCCGCGGTCGTCGCGTCGGGCCTCCTCGGGCTCGCGACGCTCGCGATCACGCCGCGGGTCGCGTGGCCGTACCTGCTCGGCTTCCTCGTCCTCGCGGTCGGCTACAGCGCGCCGCCCGCCCGGTTCAAGACGACGCCGTTCCTCGACTCGCTGTCGAACGGGCTGTACGCGCTCCCCGGCGCGGCGGCGTACGCGACCGTCGCGGGGACGCACCCGCCGCTCGCGGCGCTCGCCGGCGCGTGGCTCTGGACGATGGGGATGCACACGTTCTCCGCGATCCCGGACATCGAGCCGGACCGCGCGGCGGGGATCGACACGACCGCGACCGTCCTCGGCGAGGGGCGTACCTACGCCTACTGCTTCGCGGCGTGGACCGCCGCGGCCGCCGGGTTCTGGCTCGTCGACTTCCGGCTCGGACTCCTGCTCGGCGTCTACCCGATCTTCGTCGCGTGGGTCGCGCGCTCGTCGGTCTCGGTCGACCGCGCGTACTGGTGGTTCCCGGCGTTAAACACCGTCGTCGGCACGCTGCTGTCGATGGGCGGCCTCTGGCGGGTGTACCCGCTCTGGGAGGCGCTGCCGTGA
- the cruF gene encoding bisanhydrobacterioruberin hydratase: MTDGDGGGSAEGGSAGDGATGSASTATTASGLDALRERAPDTRREAEALLDRLVRENRFTIAVVFPLVGAIALVGSAEGWIPEPFAFHPWFVLFGVIVMRSPLVVGVLPTIDRRALGWIGVLTAYTYLIEGVGVATGWPYGEFAYTVDLGPMLGGVPVALPVFFIPLVMNAYLLCLLLLGPRADSVWVRLATVIPVVVAMDVVLDPGAVSLGFWDFGGGAFYGVPLSNYAGWVLSAIVAVVTLDRAFAAAGIRERLRDCEFMLDDMVSFVILWGGINVWFGNLLPAAVAAAFGVGLVRADRFDTRLFTEWRRS; encoded by the coding sequence GTGACCGACGGCGACGGCGGGGGGTCGGCCGAGGGCGGCTCGGCAGGGGACGGGGCGACCGGAAGCGCCTCCACCGCGACGACCGCCTCCGGGCTCGACGCGCTCCGCGAGCGCGCGCCCGACACGCGCCGCGAAGCGGAGGCGCTGCTCGACCGACTCGTCCGCGAGAACCGCTTCACCATCGCGGTCGTCTTCCCGCTCGTGGGGGCGATCGCGCTCGTCGGCAGCGCCGAGGGGTGGATTCCCGAGCCGTTCGCGTTCCACCCGTGGTTCGTGCTGTTCGGCGTTATCGTGATGCGCTCGCCGCTCGTCGTCGGCGTGCTGCCGACGATAGACCGCCGAGCGCTCGGTTGGATCGGCGTGTTGACCGCGTACACGTACCTCATCGAGGGGGTCGGGGTCGCGACCGGGTGGCCGTACGGGGAGTTCGCGTACACCGTCGACCTCGGGCCGATGCTCGGGGGCGTGCCTGTCGCGCTGCCGGTCTTCTTCATCCCGCTCGTGATGAACGCCTACCTGCTCTGCCTGCTGCTGCTCGGCCCGCGCGCCGACAGCGTGTGGGTGCGGCTGGCGACGGTGATCCCGGTCGTCGTCGCGATGGACGTCGTCTTGGACCCCGGCGCCGTCTCGCTCGGCTTCTGGGACTTCGGCGGCGGCGCGTTCTACGGGGTGCCGCTCTCGAACTACGCCGGCTGGGTGCTGTCCGCGATCGTCGCGGTGGTCACGCTCGATCGCGCCTTCGCGGCGGCGGGGATCCGCGAGCGGCTCCGGGACTGCGAGTTCATGCTCGACGACATGGTGAGCTTCGTGATCCTCTGGGGCGGGATCAACGTCTGGTTCGGGAACCTCCTGCCCGCGGCGGTCGCGGCCGCGTTCGGCGTCGGGCTCGTCCGCGCCGACCGGTTCGACACGCGGCTGTTCACCGAGTGGCGGCGGTCGTAG
- a CDS encoding diadenylate cyclase: MSDLAIDYGDHERVREVVDRLTYCAEHVGVSFGGWEEPHVKGPGLYFAVVADRDYGAYADPMGDKRWPRADCASVFDEDAFIDAAESVSVEQDGGIVVAVDGEIEEQMVRFRDLGTRDEEADLVDDVSYEPWMGSRHMSAIETSVRPEVVATVTLSEETGRVSVFRDGEANSMRREEIGGRWRGE, from the coding sequence ATGAGCGACCTCGCCATCGACTACGGCGACCACGAGCGGGTGCGCGAGGTCGTCGACCGACTGACCTACTGCGCCGAGCACGTCGGCGTCTCCTTCGGTGGGTGGGAGGAACCGCACGTCAAGGGGCCGGGGCTGTACTTCGCGGTCGTCGCTGACCGCGACTACGGCGCGTACGCTGACCCGATGGGCGACAAGCGCTGGCCCCGAGCTGACTGCGCGTCGGTCTTCGACGAGGACGCCTTCATTGACGCCGCCGAGTCGGTGAGCGTCGAGCAGGACGGCGGGATCGTCGTCGCGGTCGACGGCGAGATCGAAGAGCAGATGGTCAGGTTCCGCGACCTCGGCACCCGCGACGAGGAGGCCGACCTCGTGGACGACGTGAGCTACGAGCCGTGGATGGGGTCGCGACACATGAGCGCGATCGAGACCTCCGTCCGCCCCGAGGTCGTCGCGACGGTGACGCTGAGCGAGGAGACCGGCCGCGTCAGCGTCTTCCGCGACGGCGAGGCGAACAGCATGCGCCGCGAGGAGATCGGCGGCCGCTGGCGCGGCGAGTAG
- a CDS encoding universal stress protein produces the protein MYDEILVPTDGSEAVDRALDHAIRLATDHDATLHALYVVDQRVTTANSGDLHDEVVEDLESQGDAAVDAVADAASEAGLDVETHVAHGTPDTEIVEYAEEFGIDVIVMSPEGKSPRERIRSLGSVSDRVADDSSVPVFLIK, from the coding sequence ATGTACGACGAGATCCTGGTGCCGACCGACGGGAGCGAGGCCGTCGACCGCGCGCTCGACCACGCGATCCGGCTCGCGACGGACCACGACGCGACGCTCCACGCGCTGTACGTCGTCGACCAGCGGGTGACGACCGCCAACTCGGGCGACCTCCACGACGAGGTCGTCGAGGACCTCGAATCGCAGGGCGATGCCGCGGTCGACGCGGTCGCCGACGCGGCGAGCGAGGCCGGCCTCGACGTCGAGACCCACGTCGCGCACGGGACGCCGGACACGGAGATCGTCGAGTACGCCGAGGAGTTCGGCATCGACGTGATCGTGATGAGCCCGGAGGGGAAGTCGCCGCGCGAGCGGATTCGGTCGCTCGGCAGCGTCTCCGACCGCGTCGCCGACGACTCGTCGGTGCCGGTGTTCCTCATCAAGTGA